One window of the Chitinimonas sp. BJYL2 genome contains the following:
- the gcvA gene encoding transcriptional regulator GcvA: protein MESPGRLPSLPALRAFEAAARLGSVARAAAELFVTPGAVSHQISGLETQLGYALFVRQGRGIALTPEGRRLAATVNRLLMGVGQELDAIRRERERPRLVVTVLPSFSARWLTPRLGRFIEDHPDIELWVQTSKQIESLAESGMDLAIRIGPGQWRGLHAQPFLHEYFLVVASPRLSGGLPGTPDALAGKPLLRAIDEPWQPWFASVGLDWQEPDHGLVFSDSGMLVQAAVEGQGIALARRSLVQDELASGKLVQVFSQTLAHPWAYYLVTTQAPPHRPVLQTLIDWLNAEARLSFGDDFSA, encoded by the coding sequence ATGGAATCGCCCGGCCGTTTGCCATCTCTGCCCGCATTACGTGCGTTTGAAGCCGCCGCCCGCCTGGGTAGCGTGGCGCGCGCGGCGGCCGAGCTGTTTGTGACCCCCGGTGCGGTATCCCACCAGATCAGCGGGCTGGAAACGCAGCTGGGCTACGCACTGTTTGTGCGTCAGGGGCGCGGGATTGCCCTGACTCCGGAAGGCAGGCGGCTGGCTGCTACGGTCAACCGCTTGCTGATGGGTGTGGGGCAGGAGCTGGATGCCATCCGCCGCGAGCGTGAGCGCCCGCGTCTGGTGGTGACGGTTCTGCCCTCGTTCAGTGCGCGTTGGCTCACACCCAGGCTCGGGCGATTCATCGAAGATCATCCCGATATCGAACTCTGGGTGCAGACTTCCAAACAGATTGAATCCCTGGCCGAGTCCGGGATGGATCTCGCCATCCGTATCGGACCAGGCCAATGGCGGGGCCTGCATGCCCAGCCCTTTCTGCATGAATACTTTCTGGTCGTGGCCAGCCCCCGGCTCTCGGGTGGCCTGCCGGGCACACCCGATGCCCTGGCCGGCAAGCCGCTGCTGCGTGCGATTGATGAGCCCTGGCAACCCTGGTTTGCCAGCGTGGGGCTGGATTGGCAGGAACCCGATCACGGCTTGGTGTTCAGCGATTCCGGCATGCTGGTGCAGGCGGCGGTTGAAGGGCAGGGCATTGCCTTGGCGCGGCGCTCGCTGGTGCAGGACGAGCTGGCCAGCGGCAAGCTGGTACAGGTTTTCTCCCAGACGCTGGCCCACCCTTGGGCCTATTACCTCGTCACCACGCAGGCGCCGCCGCATCGGCCCGTACTGCAAACCCTGATAGATTGGCTGAACGCCGAGGCCCGTCTATCTTTCGGCGATGACTTCTCTGCTTAG
- a CDS encoding DUF2917 domain-containing protein, which produces MTILHDFIEYEQELAWHHLRSVNADLGDRIHCHEGQLWITDAAGNDVLLSAGQSHRISHRGRVVIEALSAARLQLLPRRTARLTMSSMRCLLQQARRVIHRPGQQLIAWWRRRSHHRGNAAPASAICPH; this is translated from the coding sequence ATGACAATACTGCATGATTTTATCGAATACGAACAAGAACTGGCGTGGCATCACCTGCGCAGCGTCAATGCCGACCTGGGTGATCGCATTCATTGCCACGAGGGTCAGCTGTGGATCACCGACGCAGCGGGTAACGATGTACTGCTGAGTGCAGGGCAAAGCCACCGGATCAGCCACCGCGGCCGAGTGGTCATCGAAGCCCTGTCTGCCGCCCGGCTGCAACTGCTGCCGAGGCGTACGGCCAGGCTCACAATGTCATCCATGCGCTGCCTGCTGCAACAAGCCCGCCGTGTCATCCATCGTCCCGGGCAACAGTTGATCGCCTGGTGGAGACGTCGGTCGCATCACCGTGGCAATGCGGCACCCGCAAGCGCAATCTGTCCGCACTGA
- a CDS encoding acyl-CoA desaturase: MTLSRTLTPQEADAFGRELDALRNQHLAERGEVDARYIRRVRTSVRIAELAGRLMLFAGFFPPTWIAGTLLLAFAKIVDNMELGHNVMHGQYDFMNDPEFSGKTFEWDHSCTSDAWRKTHNYEHHTYTNVLGKDHDVGYGTVRIFAEQRWRPFYLLQPLWAFLQAVLFEYAIAIFDLKLNRYFKGKVSKEELDAKLPPVKRKLWRKFIKDYVFFPLLAGPNFLGVLAGNAVANLLRNLWTFAVIFCGHFTQDAEVFPPSVLKHETRGQWYVRQLRGSSNLSGSWFLHFMTGNLSHQIEHHLFPDLPARRYALMAPKVREICARYGQHYNTGSFAGQFFSVIVRLFRHAFPSQPRRQAA; the protein is encoded by the coding sequence ATGACCCTGAGCCGAACCCTCACCCCGCAAGAAGCCGACGCCTTCGGCCGTGAACTCGACGCGCTGCGTAACCAGCACCTGGCCGAGCGTGGCGAAGTGGATGCACGCTATATCCGCCGTGTCCGCACCAGCGTGCGCATCGCCGAACTCGCCGGTCGCCTGATGCTGTTTGCCGGCTTCTTCCCGCCTACCTGGATTGCCGGCACGCTGCTGCTGGCGTTTGCCAAGATTGTCGACAATATGGAGCTGGGCCATAACGTGATGCATGGCCAGTACGACTTCATGAACGACCCGGAATTTTCGGGCAAGACATTCGAGTGGGATCACAGCTGCACCAGCGATGCCTGGCGCAAGACCCACAACTACGAGCACCACACTTACACCAATGTGCTGGGCAAGGATCACGACGTAGGCTACGGCACCGTGCGCATCTTTGCCGAACAGCGCTGGCGGCCGTTCTACCTGCTGCAGCCGCTATGGGCATTCTTGCAGGCCGTTCTGTTCGAGTACGCGATTGCGATTTTTGATCTGAAACTCAATCGCTACTTCAAGGGCAAAGTCAGCAAGGAAGAGCTCGATGCCAAGCTGCCGCCGGTAAAGCGCAAGCTGTGGCGCAAGTTCATCAAGGATTACGTGTTCTTCCCGCTCCTGGCAGGCCCCAATTTTCTGGGCGTGCTGGCGGGCAATGCGGTGGCCAACCTGCTGCGCAATCTGTGGACGTTTGCGGTGATCTTCTGCGGCCACTTCACGCAGGATGCCGAGGTGTTCCCGCCCTCGGTGCTCAAGCATGAAACGCGCGGCCAGTGGTATGTGCGCCAGCTGCGCGGTTCATCGAACCTCAGCGGCAGCTGGTTCCTGCACTTCATGACCGGCAACCTAAGCCACCAGATCGAACACCACCTGTTCCCCGATCTGCCCGCTCGCCGCTACGCCTTGATGGCCCCCAAGGTGCGCGAGATCTGCGCGCGGTACGGCCAGCACTACAACACGGGCAGCTTTGCCGGGCAGTTCTTCAGCGTGATTGTGCGGCTGTTCCGCCATGCCTTCCCGAGCCAGCCGCGCCGGCAAGCGGCATAA
- a CDS encoding glycine zipper 2TM domain-containing protein has translation MYARTLRVLITVSTLLLFSACANTLRRGDTVDDRYAAQADYPVQFGHVSQIELSRTDGRTSGGGAVIGAVLGAVVGNQIGKGSGRSVATGVGLVGGAVIGNQIEQRQSDGMRIYRISVRLENGRTRQFDYDNADSLRVGDRVRVENGQLYHD, from the coding sequence ATGTATGCCCGCACGCTACGCGTTTTGATCACTGTTTCCACCTTGCTGTTGTTTTCCGCCTGCGCCAACACCTTGCGGCGTGGCGATACGGTTGATGACCGGTATGCCGCACAGGCCGACTACCCGGTGCAGTTCGGCCATGTCAGCCAGATTGAGTTGTCGCGCACGGATGGACGCACCTCGGGCGGCGGTGCCGTGATAGGTGCGGTGCTGGGGGCGGTGGTCGGTAACCAGATCGGCAAGGGCTCCGGGCGCTCGGTGGCGACCGGGGTGGGCTTGGTCGGTGGTGCCGTGATCGGCAACCAGATCGAACAGCGCCAGAGCGACGGCATGCGGATTTACCGCATCAGCGTACGGCTTGAAAACGGCCGGACACGGCAGTTCGACTACGACAACGCCGACAGCCTGCGGGTAGGCGACCGCGTCCGTGTCGAGAATGGCCAGCTTTATCACGATTGA
- a CDS encoding nuclear transport factor 2 family protein: MRTRKLLALLVLLPTVAIAGQDTFPEALQEHLLAIKTRDWAAFEKTLTSGEQLTFVAPNGKTSTTTQAFKSAMKSWLADTDWSWQLEQIGLTSTANTGIAVYSVRYSDKDQHGKPYEMKYVLSLVFALEAEGWKLVHDQNTLLAH; the protein is encoded by the coding sequence ATGCGTACCCGCAAGCTACTTGCCTTACTCGTGCTGCTCCCCACCGTTGCTATTGCAGGTCAAGATACATTCCCTGAAGCGCTGCAAGAACATCTTCTAGCCATCAAGACCCGAGATTGGGCAGCGTTCGAAAAGACGCTCACGTCAGGCGAGCAGCTGACATTTGTTGCCCCGAACGGCAAGACGAGTACTACGACTCAAGCTTTCAAATCAGCCATGAAGTCCTGGCTCGCTGATACGGATTGGTCCTGGCAGCTCGAACAGATTGGGCTTACAAGCACCGCCAATACGGGCATTGCCGTGTATTCGGTCAGGTATAGCGACAAGGATCAACATGGGAAGCCGTATGAAATGAAATACGTGCTATCGCTGGTCTTCGCGCTGGAGGCGGAGGGGTGGAAGCTTGTTCATGATCAGAACACGCTGCTCGCGCACTGA
- a CDS encoding alpha/beta hydrolase gives MNLLAVFALAWAGVSALADPVTTTVVHPASSRQIPLAIYTPSLDGCQPPCRAALFGTGYTVAAKDYSFIGNALAKQGYLTIIVQHDLEGDAPMPNTGNIAKDRGAYWRRGADALAYLLQALPKQFPAYQWQKVTLMGHSQGGDIAALYTAENPQAVAALVTLDNRRVPLPQNGSLPVLTLRSADQPADAGVLPAPSTQLPERFCRVNLPDTKHNDMNDHGTPASRQVMQDAIIAFLQNDVCRP, from the coding sequence ATGAATTTACTGGCTGTATTCGCCCTTGCTTGGGCTGGTGTTTCGGCATTGGCAGATCCTGTCACGACTACCGTTGTTCATCCGGCGTCATCGCGCCAGATTCCTTTGGCCATTTACACGCCATCTCTAGACGGGTGCCAGCCGCCGTGTCGGGCTGCGCTGTTCGGAACGGGTTACACCGTGGCCGCCAAGGATTACTCATTCATCGGCAATGCATTGGCCAAGCAGGGCTACCTGACCATCATCGTCCAGCACGATCTGGAGGGCGACGCCCCCATGCCCAATACCGGCAACATCGCCAAGGATCGGGGGGCGTACTGGCGCCGGGGCGCGGATGCCCTGGCTTACCTGCTGCAGGCGTTGCCCAAGCAGTTCCCGGCGTATCAATGGCAGAAAGTCACCCTGATGGGCCACTCGCAAGGCGGGGATATTGCCGCGCTCTACACCGCAGAAAACCCGCAGGCGGTGGCGGCACTGGTTACGCTGGATAATCGCCGGGTGCCATTGCCACAGAATGGTTCTCTGCCGGTGCTGACCTTGCGTAGTGCCGATCAGCCGGCAGACGCGGGCGTTTTGCCGGCACCTTCCACGCAACTGCCCGAGCGCTTCTGCCGCGTGAATCTGCCGGACACCAAGCACAACGACATGAACGACCACGGCACGCCGGCTTCCAGGCAGGTCATGCAGGATGCGATCATTGCCTTCTTGCAGAACGATGTGTGTCGTCCTTGA
- a CDS encoding ABC transporter ATP-binding protein produces the protein MNRAAQHEIAPPAFQLRSLGLQLGRKTLLSHIDTSLPGGAITALVGPNGAGKSTLLRLLAGLQSPSSGAVRLGDGHAVDRLDPQQRARRIGWLGQFLPDDLPLSLRDVVLLGRRPMLGGQGNPDAADHARVDAALAKFDLTDLADRRWQVLSGGERQRAGLARLIVQDAPIWLLDEPTNHLDLKHQARLFHLLRQERSLGRSIVLVLHDLEQAARWADHLLLMAGGKLVTVGPPEAVLREDLLASAYEWPIRVSRDPQGGWHLAAAAA, from the coding sequence ATGAACCGCGCCGCCCAGCACGAAATCGCCCCACCCGCGTTCCAGCTGCGCAGCCTGGGCCTGCAACTGGGCCGCAAAACCCTGCTGAGCCACATCGACACCAGCCTGCCCGGTGGTGCCATCACGGCCTTGGTCGGCCCCAACGGCGCAGGCAAAAGCACGCTGTTGCGCCTGCTCGCCGGCCTGCAATCTCCCAGCAGCGGCGCAGTACGCCTGGGCGACGGCCATGCGGTAGACCGGCTGGACCCGCAACAACGCGCCCGCCGCATAGGCTGGCTGGGCCAGTTCCTGCCCGACGATCTGCCGCTGAGCCTGCGCGACGTAGTACTGCTCGGCCGCCGCCCCATGCTGGGCGGCCAGGGTAACCCGGATGCGGCCGATCACGCCCGCGTCGATGCCGCACTGGCCAAGTTCGACCTGACCGACCTGGCCGACCGCCGCTGGCAGGTACTCTCAGGCGGCGAACGCCAACGCGCAGGCCTGGCCCGGCTGATAGTGCAGGACGCACCGATCTGGCTGCTGGATGAGCCCACCAACCATCTCGATCTCAAGCACCAAGCCCGCTTGTTCCACCTGCTGCGGCAGGAGCGCAGCCTGGGCCGCAGCATCGTGCTGGTCCTGCACGATCTGGAACAGGCCGCACGCTGGGCCGATCATTTGCTGTTGATGGCGGGCGGGAAACTGGTCACGGTGGGGCCACCCGAGGCGGTGCTGCGAGAGGATTTGCTGGCAAGCGCTTATGAATGGCCGATACGCGTGAGCCGCGATCCGCAGGGTGGGTGGCATCTGGCGGCAGCTGCCGCGTAG
- a CDS encoding PRC-barrel domain-containing protein, producing the protein MSTLQAFSNSPIKASSMIGTDVVNLKDEHIGDIKEIVIDPRSGRVAYAVVSFGGFFSLGEKLFAVPFNAFKRSEKGDDYVLDATKESMKDAPGFNTDSWPTMADEKWNRDVHQFYGKRPYWEN; encoded by the coding sequence ATGTCGACCTTACAAGCGTTTTCCAATTCACCGATCAAGGCATCCAGCATGATCGGTACCGATGTGGTCAATCTCAAGGATGAGCATATTGGCGATATCAAAGAGATTGTCATCGACCCGCGCTCTGGTCGTGTGGCCTATGCGGTGGTGTCGTTCGGGGGCTTCTTTTCTTTGGGCGAGAAGCTGTTTGCCGTGCCTTTCAATGCGTTCAAGCGTAGCGAAAAGGGTGATGACTACGTGCTCGATGCCACCAAGGAAAGCATGAAGGACGCCCCCGGCTTCAATACCGATAGTTGGCCCACGATGGCTGATGAAAAGTGGAATCGCGACGTGCACCAGTTCTATGGCAAGCGCCCGTATTGGGAAAACTGA
- a CDS encoding TetR family transcriptional regulator, with amino-acid sequence MRAEKKQQTRQSLLDATLELMANGRGFSAISLREITRQVGIVPAAFYRHFDDMDALGLALVEQVSTSFREAIRLVRRNEEQHGAIHASVHIFVDYVLAHRQLFLFLAREQYGGSPLVRQAINAMQHHFITDLEADLAQSPKLEHLAQPDLEMLADLVVKTVFSTLPELVNPPDADSPELRSPKHQLEDKLRFILIGAKHWRGVGMWLED; translated from the coding sequence ATGCGCGCAGAAAAAAAACAGCAGACCCGCCAGTCGCTACTGGATGCGACCCTGGAACTGATGGCTAACGGCCGTGGCTTCAGCGCCATCAGCCTGCGCGAAATCACCCGCCAAGTCGGCATCGTGCCCGCCGCCTTCTACCGGCACTTCGACGATATGGACGCGCTGGGCCTGGCGCTGGTCGAACAGGTCAGCACCAGCTTCCGCGAAGCGATCCGCTTGGTACGCCGCAATGAAGAACAGCATGGCGCCATCCATGCCTCCGTGCATATCTTTGTCGATTACGTACTCGCGCACCGGCAACTGTTCCTGTTCCTCGCGCGCGAACAATACGGCGGCTCACCGCTGGTGCGGCAAGCCATCAACGCCATGCAGCACCACTTCATCACAGACCTTGAGGCCGATCTGGCCCAAAGCCCCAAGCTGGAACATCTGGCACAGCCCGATCTGGAAATGCTGGCGGATCTGGTGGTGAAAACCGTGTTTTCCACCCTGCCGGAACTGGTGAATCCGCCCGATGCGGATTCACCGGAACTACGTAGCCCCAAACATCAGCTTGAGGACAAGCTGCGGTTTATTTTGATTGGGGCCAAGCATTGGCGGGGGGTTGGGATGTGGTTGGAAGACTAA
- a CDS encoding GNAT family N-acetyltransferase has product MPANDELMIAIELADAPDEAALALVDEGLERHNYAVAPLNDVAPLAAFARTPDGTLIGGAVGRTWGQCCELLELWVDEAQRGQGVASRLLAAFEAHAAGRGCTVYYLTTLSYQAPGFYLKHGYAERARIAGYPNGIIKFLMVKEC; this is encoded by the coding sequence TTGCCCGCCAATGACGAATTGATGATTGCCATCGAGCTTGCCGATGCGCCCGACGAAGCCGCGCTGGCGCTGGTGGATGAAGGGCTGGAGCGGCATAACTATGCCGTTGCCCCGCTGAACGATGTGGCACCCCTGGCGGCATTTGCGCGGACACCCGATGGCACGCTGATCGGTGGTGCGGTCGGCCGCACCTGGGGCCAGTGCTGCGAACTGCTGGAACTCTGGGTGGATGAAGCCCAGCGCGGGCAGGGCGTGGCATCGCGCTTGCTGGCGGCGTTTGAGGCCCACGCGGCTGGCCGGGGTTGCACGGTGTATTACCTCACCACCCTGAGCTACCAGGCACCGGGGTTCTATCTCAAGCACGGCTATGCCGAGCGGGCGCGCATTGCGGGCTACCCGAACGGGATCATCAAGTTCCTGATGGTCAAAGAGTGCTGA
- a CDS encoding ferredoxin reductase — protein MRLLPDFFVNTLLPRVSVLRGWLREDIFDYYGRLLHPQLQLQRVFARVVAKRLEGDSTVVLTLAPSRHWRGMQAGQHVPLTVEVGGIRHTRYYSPMQQTNGLIEIGAKRQADGLVSNWLHAQLQVGQYIELGQASGAFTLSSPTPTKLLMLAAGSGITPLLAMLRGLQAKGQASDAVLVYYARHRRELAFIDELRALPGLAVHVCLTGEAPLAGEHAGRISADQLQALVPDAAQRHAYACGSFGFTQAVAAIAAQGGVASLAQESFSPPVWNETDAATVELTFTRSGQQVSGQTGLDLLSQAEANGLQPAFGCRMGICNTCTCHKREGAVRDLRTGQISLEPDETIRLCISAPVGPVVLDL, from the coding sequence GTGCGCCTTTTGCCTGATTTCTTCGTCAACACCCTACTGCCCCGCGTGTCCGTACTGCGCGGCTGGCTGCGTGAAGACATATTCGATTACTACGGCCGCCTGCTGCACCCGCAGCTGCAATTGCAGCGCGTGTTCGCCCGCGTGGTGGCCAAGCGCCTTGAGGGCGACAGCACCGTCGTCCTCACCCTGGCTCCCAGCCGCCACTGGCGCGGCATGCAAGCCGGACAGCATGTACCGCTCACCGTAGAGGTTGGCGGTATCCGCCACACGCGCTACTACAGCCCCATGCAGCAGACAAATGGCTTGATCGAGATTGGTGCCAAACGCCAGGCTGACGGCTTGGTATCGAACTGGCTGCACGCGCAGCTGCAAGTGGGCCAATACATCGAACTGGGCCAGGCCAGCGGTGCCTTTACGCTGTCCAGCCCAACACCAACCAAGTTGCTGATGCTGGCGGCCGGTAGCGGCATTACGCCCTTGCTGGCGATGCTGCGCGGCCTGCAAGCCAAGGGCCAAGCAAGCGACGCCGTGCTGGTTTACTACGCACGCCATCGCCGCGAGCTGGCATTTATCGACGAGCTACGCGCCTTGCCAGGCCTTGCCGTGCATGTCTGCCTGACCGGCGAAGCTCCGCTGGCTGGCGAACATGCTGGCCGCATCAGTGCCGATCAGCTGCAAGCACTGGTGCCCGATGCGGCGCAGCGCCACGCCTATGCCTGCGGCAGCTTTGGCTTTACCCAAGCCGTAGCGGCCATTGCCGCCCAAGGCGGCGTGGCCAGTCTGGCGCAGGAGTCGTTCAGCCCGCCGGTGTGGAACGAAACCGATGCAGCCACGGTGGAACTGACTTTTACCCGCAGTGGCCAGCAAGTGAGCGGCCAGACCGGGCTGGACTTGCTGAGCCAGGCCGAAGCGAACGGACTGCAACCCGCATTTGGTTGCCGCATGGGCATCTGCAATACCTGCACCTGCCACAAGCGCGAAGGTGCCGTGCGCGATTTGCGTACCGGGCAGATTTCGCTGGAACCCGACGAGACGATCCGCCTGTGCATCTCTGCACCGGTCGGCCCCGTTGTGCTCGATTTGTGA
- a CDS encoding patatin-like phospholipase family protein, with product MSVALPLQAAPPERPKVALVLGGGGARGLAHVGVLKVLEAARIPVDCVVGTSMGALVGGLYAGGRSAAEVEAAVRAIHWDEVLDDRPRRPQRTFKDKQDDWLGMMNLGLGLSDRGEMLFPKGAIGTQKVDLLIRRLVNNAALPSFDQLAIPYRAVAADLETGDMVVLSRGDLAAAMRASMAVPGVFPPVERDTRMLVDGGIARNLPVDVARGLCGERVIAIDVGSPLLSRKEVTDALAVSDQTLRVLTQRNVDEQIAQLGKRDLLIRPELGALSGTEFNAAETAIAAGELAAREALPQLLALQVEPAAFANWREQTAARAFVPPKVKSVTVDATRFVSPDVLKDTLAVPAGEPLDVPALHASLGRAYARGDFDQIDYRLIPDGDGANLLILPREKSWGPGYLDLGLGLRTDFEDDAAFLLSAQYRRTWLNKLGGEWKTRAWLGKARGLSTAFYQPLRPDDGGFVALEGSINNDAFPIYLAGERVADYRLVRRNVNIDAGLNVGRSAQLRIGLEKSRVRASRSTGDPAFPDLATTQGGVRLKFAIDQLDSAQYPREGYFAGLNAYRNLASMGRDEDFSTANLTLKQALRVGAWAGLIDLRYDWSNDADIDSLPTAGGLFRLSSYGVDAIRAKRIARAQLRLSQDVTRLAPLLGTAGFWGVSLETARTWGGIDASYREDKLRYAGVLFVGSDTRLGPAYFGYAYGDNRHGRVYLSINGDF from the coding sequence GTGAGTGTGGCCCTGCCTTTGCAGGCCGCGCCCCCCGAACGCCCCAAGGTTGCGCTGGTGCTCGGCGGTGGTGGCGCCCGCGGGCTGGCTCATGTGGGTGTGCTCAAGGTACTGGAGGCGGCCCGTATCCCTGTTGATTGCGTTGTGGGTACCAGCATGGGGGCGCTGGTTGGGGGTCTTTATGCCGGCGGTCGTTCGGCGGCCGAGGTCGAGGCGGCGGTGCGCGCCATCCATTGGGATGAGGTGCTGGATGATCGCCCGCGCCGCCCCCAGCGCACTTTCAAGGACAAGCAGGATGACTGGCTGGGCATGATGAACCTGGGCCTGGGTCTGTCTGATCGGGGCGAGATGCTGTTCCCCAAAGGGGCGATCGGTACCCAGAAGGTGGACTTGCTGATCCGCCGGCTCGTCAATAACGCCGCCTTGCCCAGTTTTGATCAGCTGGCGATTCCGTATCGCGCCGTAGCGGCCGATCTGGAAACCGGCGATATGGTAGTGCTCTCGCGCGGTGATCTGGCTGCGGCCATGCGCGCCAGCATGGCGGTGCCGGGCGTGTTTCCGCCGGTCGAGCGCGATACCCGGATGCTGGTGGATGGCGGTATCGCCCGTAACCTGCCGGTCGATGTGGCACGCGGCCTTTGCGGCGAGCGGGTGATCGCCATCGATGTGGGTTCGCCCCTGCTCAGCCGCAAGGAAGTGACCGATGCGCTGGCGGTATCGGACCAAACCTTGCGTGTGCTGACCCAGCGTAATGTCGACGAACAGATTGCCCAGCTGGGCAAACGGGATCTGTTGATCCGGCCCGAACTCGGCGCCCTCTCGGGCACCGAGTTCAATGCGGCTGAAACCGCCATCGCGGCCGGCGAGCTGGCTGCCCGCGAAGCCCTGCCGCAATTGCTTGCGCTGCAGGTTGAGCCGGCAGCCTTCGCCAACTGGCGTGAGCAGACAGCGGCGCGTGCCTTTGTACCGCCCAAGGTCAAGTCGGTAACAGTGGATGCCACCCGCTTTGTCAGCCCCGATGTGCTCAAGGACACACTGGCCGTGCCGGCTGGTGAGCCACTGGATGTACCTGCGCTGCACGCCAGCCTGGGCCGTGCCTACGCCCGCGGTGACTTTGACCAGATTGATTACCGGCTGATCCCCGATGGCGATGGCGCCAACCTCCTGATCCTGCCGCGCGAAAAGTCCTGGGGGCCGGGTTATCTCGATCTCGGCCTGGGTCTGCGTACCGATTTTGAAGACGATGCGGCCTTCCTGCTGAGCGCACAATACCGCCGCACCTGGCTCAATAAACTGGGTGGCGAGTGGAAAACACGCGCTTGGCTGGGTAAGGCGCGTGGCCTCAGCACCGCGTTTTACCAGCCCCTGCGGCCCGACGATGGTGGCTTTGTTGCGCTGGAAGGGAGCATCAACAATGATGCCTTCCCCATTTATCTGGCCGGCGAGCGCGTGGCCGATTACCGGCTTGTCCGCCGTAACGTGAATATCGATGCGGGTCTGAACGTGGGTCGATCCGCCCAGTTGCGTATAGGGCTGGAAAAGAGTCGCGTCCGCGCATCGCGTTCGACTGGTGATCCGGCGTTCCCTGATCTGGCCACCACCCAAGGCGGTGTGCGCCTCAAGTTCGCCATCGACCAGCTAGATAGCGCCCAGTACCCGCGTGAAGGCTATTTCGCCGGCCTGAACGCCTACCGCAATCTGGCCAGCATGGGGCGAGATGAGGATTTCAGCACGGCCAACCTCACGCTCAAGCAAGCCCTGCGCGTGGGTGCCTGGGCCGGTTTGATCGACCTGCGCTACGACTGGTCGAATGATGCCGATATCGATTCCTTGCCTACTGCGGGCGGCCTGTTTCGCTTGTCGAGCTATGGGGTGGATGCCATCCGCGCCAAGCGCATCGCCCGTGCGCAATTGCGCCTCTCGCAAGATGTCACGCGCCTGGCGCCGCTGCTCGGTACGGCTGGCTTCTGGGGAGTGTCGCTTGAAACTGCACGTACCTGGGGCGGTATCGACGCAAGCTATCGCGAAGACAAGCTGCGCTACGCCGGTGTGCTGTTTGTGGGCAGCGATACACGCTTGGGACCGGCCTATTTTGGCTACGCGTATGGCGATAACCGGCATGGTCGGGTTTACCTGAGCATCAATGGCGACTTCTAG
- a CDS encoding iron ABC transporter permease — MRSGTGTLRTAWHRAPIVGTLSLKGLAPLGLALLFIGLPLFALGFQGDGWAWPDWQDPLWQGLRLPRVMAALLVGAALSAAGAALQALFRNPMADPGLIGTSGGAALAVVGIMAMGWSWLPLPLAAFAGGLLATWMLLALSQRLGGGTLGLLLLGLMLGSLFGAVTGMMLFLSDDLTLRSAMTWLAGQLGASTGAPLIWAAPIALIGMVILLALGRDLDCLLLGEEAATSLGVRVQRVRLYTAIGAALTVGAAVSVAGIIGFVGMMIPNACALILGGSRRQLITVSALYGALFLLGMDTLARGIAYPINLPVGLLAGFVGPVFFVWLFRLRTKEPA, encoded by the coding sequence ATGCGCAGCGGAACTGGCACCTTGCGCACGGCTTGGCACCGCGCCCCTATCGTTGGCACGCTCAGTTTGAAGGGCTTGGCACCGCTAGGGCTGGCACTCCTGTTCATCGGCCTGCCGCTGTTCGCGCTGGGTTTTCAGGGCGATGGCTGGGCCTGGCCTGATTGGCAAGACCCGCTCTGGCAGGGCCTGCGCCTGCCGCGCGTAATGGCTGCGCTGTTGGTGGGCGCGGCTTTGTCGGCGGCCGGGGCCGCTTTGCAGGCGCTATTCCGCAACCCGATGGCCGATCCCGGTCTGATCGGCACCTCGGGCGGTGCAGCGCTGGCAGTGGTGGGCATCATGGCAATGGGCTGGAGCTGGCTGCCCCTACCCTTGGCCGCCTTTGCCGGCGGCCTGCTGGCCACCTGGATGCTGCTCGCGCTATCGCAACGCTTGGGTGGCGGCACGCTGGGGCTGCTGTTGCTGGGCCTGATGCTGGGCAGCCTGTTCGGCGCAGTCACAGGCATGATGCTGTTCCTCTCAGACGATCTTACCCTGCGCAGCGCCATGACCTGGCTGGCCGGCCAGCTCGGTGCCAGCACCGGCGCACCACTGATCTGGGCCGCGCCCATTGCCCTGATCGGCATGGTCATCCTGCTGGCACTGGGGCGTGATCTCGATTGCCTGCTGCTGGGCGAGGAAGCCGCCACCAGCCTGGGCGTGCGCGTGCAGCGCGTGCGGCTTTACACCGCTATCGGCGCTGCGCTCACCGTAGGCGCCGCCGTATCGGTCGCCGGCATCATCGGCTTTGTGGGGATGATGATTCCCAACGCCTGCGCGCTGATCCTGGGTGGCAGCCGCCGCCAGCTGATTACCGTATCCGCCTTGTACGGCGCGCTGTTCCTGTTGGGTATGGATACCCTCGCCCGCGGCATCGCCTACCCCATCAACCTGCCCGTCGGCTTGCTAGCCGGCTTTGTCGGGCCGGTGTTCTTTGTCTGGCTGTTCCGACTACGCACCAAGGAGCCCGCATGA